The following proteins are encoded in a genomic region of Leptolyngbya boryana PCC 6306:
- a CDS encoding RipA family octameric membrane protein, translating into MQDEQFDATLEQDSKQNIESPSTNLSQENAYTTSEAVYGKEFKQHLLEQYKMYVEMADRISSRRVQIGSFYTSILSALLALLSITGNKELFQGPQSFVLLTVSILGLCLCLAWIANINSYKQLNSLKFRVIHEMEAYLPFACYDREWQILKEDKNRRKYIRLTAIEQYIPIIIAVPYFFLLIYSFMKMLGQ; encoded by the coding sequence ATGCAAGATGAACAATTTGACGCAACGCTGGAGCAAGATTCAAAGCAGAATATAGAATCACCTAGCACGAACTTATCTCAAGAGAATGCATATACTACTTCAGAGGCAGTTTATGGCAAGGAATTTAAACAACACCTGCTTGAGCAGTATAAGATGTACGTTGAGATGGCAGATAGAATTAGCTCAAGAAGAGTTCAGATAGGTAGTTTTTACACCTCAATTTTATCTGCGCTTCTAGCATTACTTTCCATAACAGGTAATAAAGAACTTTTTCAAGGTCCACAAAGTTTTGTCCTTCTCACAGTATCAATTCTGGGGCTATGCCTTTGTTTAGCTTGGATTGCAAACATTAATTCATACAAGCAATTAAACTCCTTAAAATTTAGGGTAATTCACGAGATGGAAGCTTATCTACCGTTTGCATGTTATGATAGAGAGTGGCAAATCCTCAAAGAGGATAAGAATCGAAGGAAGTATATTCGTTTAACTGCGATTGAGCAGTATATTCCTATAATTATTGCCGTTCCTTACTTTTTCTTATTAATCTACTCATTCATGAAAATGTTAGGTCAGTAG
- a CDS encoding type IV secretory system conjugative DNA transfer family protein, whose amino-acid sequence MPTQPSPKTNDSTPSQATTAQPRSLTQDALNGLAPLLRWDSGGLLFGCLVLALLMAIGGRKKHLVFGRKAGVWEKLAATRRAEQQMWKRQHNRVTLYVGTPRNRGLAAQLTTLMGQLPTLYVPNANEGITVCGGPGKGKSYASIDPLIRSSLDQGFPTMIYDYKGEQLRRHVAYAVTKGYEVAVFAPGFDYSSVCNPLDFLEDEVDSTMAKQFAITMNRNSKAGEASGKQDEYFKQAGDLLVQAVLMLAKGTPYQDLTMVWAILSCPDLARRMLDAQTHGELDVWASISATALTSVAHAEQTGGGIISTAVATFAPLIDKKFLTCLCGKTTLPLDLVGKRLIVFQLDQRTRDVIAPIVATILNLLVVRNLSERRKEPLILAMDEFPTLYLQAIVQWANEYRENGLALILGYQNYAQLENKYGKEMTQSILAACATQFIFNPQHEESAQRYSKYFGEEEVIIRARSRNQGKSSGTSQSEQYHKRPLFEARFLLTLPRGKCVFVNPAYQGSGEAAIPFCLDVKIPKCDDAAQQWSEEKWDTKVRQRLVDRVTRTQTNWTPEAMKSQLRERFEFVDQILLPMLESDSSVDPIEKFESTTFEELANNW is encoded by the coding sequence ATGCCAACTCAACCAAGTCCCAAAACTAATGATTCAACACCTTCACAAGCGACTACAGCACAGCCACGATCGCTGACTCAAGATGCTCTGAATGGGTTAGCTCCCCTACTTCGATGGGACAGTGGAGGGCTACTATTTGGGTGTCTTGTTCTGGCACTTCTAATGGCGATCGGTGGACGGAAAAAGCACCTTGTCTTCGGACGTAAAGCAGGAGTATGGGAAAAACTAGCTGCCACACGACGCGCAGAACAACAAATGTGGAAACGCCAGCATAATCGCGTGACACTTTATGTAGGCACACCTCGCAATCGTGGACTCGCAGCACAACTAACAACTCTAATGGGACAACTTCCAACGCTGTATGTTCCTAATGCGAATGAAGGAATTACCGTTTGCGGTGGACCCGGAAAGGGGAAAAGCTATGCGTCGATCGATCCATTAATCCGATCGTCTTTGGATCAAGGCTTTCCGACGATGATCTACGACTACAAAGGTGAACAACTCCGGCGGCACGTTGCTTATGCCGTTACCAAAGGCTACGAAGTCGCAGTCTTTGCGCCAGGATTTGACTATAGCTCAGTTTGCAACCCGCTTGACTTTTTAGAAGATGAAGTGGACTCCACGATGGCAAAACAGTTCGCGATTACGATGAATCGTAACTCAAAAGCTGGAGAAGCTTCTGGTAAGCAAGATGAGTATTTCAAGCAGGCTGGAGATTTACTGGTACAGGCAGTGTTAATGCTGGCAAAAGGAACACCTTACCAAGATTTGACAATGGTATGGGCGATTCTAAGCTGTCCTGATTTAGCTCGTCGAATGTTAGATGCTCAAACTCATGGAGAACTAGATGTTTGGGCATCGATCAGTGCAACAGCATTGACCTCAGTTGCACATGCAGAACAAACAGGCGGCGGAATTATCAGTACAGCCGTCGCGACCTTTGCGCCTTTAATTGATAAGAAGTTTCTGACTTGCCTTTGTGGGAAAACAACGCTACCGCTCGATCTGGTTGGGAAACGATTGATTGTCTTTCAGTTGGATCAACGCACTCGTGATGTCATTGCACCGATCGTCGCGACGATTCTCAATCTATTAGTTGTTCGCAATCTTTCTGAGCGCCGTAAGGAGCCGCTAATTCTGGCAATGGATGAATTTCCAACGCTGTATCTGCAAGCGATCGTGCAGTGGGCAAACGAATACCGCGAAAACGGACTTGCGCTGATTTTGGGCTATCAGAACTATGCACAGTTGGAGAATAAATACGGCAAAGAAATGACTCAAAGCATTCTCGCAGCTTGTGCCACGCAGTTTATCTTCAATCCACAGCATGAGGAAAGCGCTCAACGCTACTCCAAGTACTTTGGCGAAGAAGAAGTGATCATTCGAGCGAGAAGCCGCAATCAGGGCAAAAGCTCAGGTACATCTCAATCCGAGCAGTATCATAAGCGTCCTTTGTTTGAGGCACGATTCCTGCTCACTCTGCCACGCGGAAAATGTGTGTTTGTGAATCCAGCGTATCAAGGTTCCGGTGAAGCGGCGATTCCCTTTTGCCTAGACGTGAAAATTCCAAAATGCGATGATGCAGCTCAACAGTGGAGCGAAGAAAAGTGGGACACGAAAGTACGGCAACGACTGGTTGATCGCGTTACTCGCACTCAGACGAACTGGACACCTGAAGCAATGAAATCACAGCTAAGAGAGCGATTTGAATTTGTGGATCAAATTTTGCTGCCAATGCTAGAGAGCGATTCGTCAGTTGATCCAATCGAAAAGTTTGAAAGCACGACGTTTGAAGAACTTGCTAACAATTGGTAG
- a CDS encoding glycoside hydrolase family 19 protein yields the protein MSLRSLYRLLVALLFIVSLVLIMLGSVSWMSRKSVQAFEASPSVSTLSYTMGTQTAKGPDWNHIQFRTLPAIQEPGWIKMPANSVKQLGYDPSRTWSAGQTPDQFVMLGDVQDAFHLEKFNLQQISQLSQNAIDTLNLNDFGMSQWQTPKSLVEAIPAIAELPLNQIKPLQDLWTKQGSGALGTNTLAQIVEHVPTFAATPLGKNLDLTRYSLNSIPNLTSTSLSQFKGWQRSFVEQVPGLNQVPFSQFPQAPASGVGIAAIADVVWSAAEHGDPKVTANSFVTGSALKTGATAPVACEAGKPCSYVELSDLTGQTGAMHGKRWASGATQRVKGGYGFLAKVNGGWEPTGRLVYGSAFKVVMTKANEAKGQADFGLYLRACMHGIVDLGCTPYFIGPVPWIPVQEKGLVIIAGKNAPAVKIPSEFQNQVSTIEGQYNAIANPGGAFDDCGGGTVSGEAVNRAIAAAPSSDRPYAQKVIPLVLADAKRYGVTDPAQVAYILATAQAEVNFNPRDEDDDYSRSGACGNYCGRGLVQLTHLENYDRAGKAIGVDLVNQPQLANRPDIASKVMVIGMREGWFTGVGLGSYIRGGSTNFSGARQIVNDGDRAGEIAQYAQRYYEAIRGTNISALAEKPGQSCAPKAKGATAQKIAQAASRSVGESTAAGPGGGNVACAWEVNRVLAKAGIPSIDGDSVPNMVAVLESGRGQRVNPAQAGPGDIVIAHDMQHVGICMNQGCNRVMSNSSSRKQFSWQSDRNFDGFYGGASEGIYRVK from the coding sequence ATGTCACTGCGTAGTCTCTACCGATTGCTTGTCGCTTTACTTTTCATCGTCAGCCTTGTGCTGATCATGCTCGGTTCAGTTTCTTGGATGTCCCGCAAATCTGTACAAGCGTTTGAGGCTTCCCCTTCGGTGTCCACTTTGTCCTACACGATGGGCACACAAACCGCGAAGGGACCAGACTGGAACCACATTCAATTTAGGACGTTGCCTGCGATTCAAGAACCAGGCTGGATCAAGATGCCTGCCAATTCAGTGAAGCAGCTAGGTTATGATCCGTCGCGCACTTGGTCAGCAGGTCAGACACCCGATCAGTTTGTCATGTTGGGCGATGTTCAAGATGCGTTTCACTTAGAAAAATTCAATCTACAACAGATTTCTCAACTGAGTCAGAATGCGATCGACACGCTCAATCTCAATGATTTTGGTATGAGTCAATGGCAAACTCCAAAGTCATTAGTCGAAGCGATTCCTGCGATCGCAGAACTTCCACTTAACCAAATCAAACCCCTGCAAGATCTGTGGACTAAGCAAGGTAGTGGAGCATTGGGAACAAACACCTTAGCGCAAATCGTTGAGCATGTTCCTACCTTTGCTGCAACGCCATTAGGTAAAAATCTCGATCTCACTCGATATTCACTCAATTCGATTCCAAACCTGACCTCTACATCGTTGTCACAGTTCAAAGGATGGCAGCGTAGCTTTGTCGAACAAGTACCAGGGCTGAATCAGGTTCCCTTTAGCCAGTTTCCTCAAGCGCCTGCGAGTGGAGTTGGAATCGCAGCGATCGCAGATGTCGTTTGGAGTGCTGCCGAACATGGCGATCCGAAAGTGACCGCCAACTCTTTTGTCACCGGAAGCGCTCTAAAAACCGGGGCAACGGCCCCAGTTGCTTGTGAAGCGGGAAAGCCCTGCTCTTATGTGGAACTCAGTGACCTGACCGGACAAACAGGCGCAATGCATGGAAAACGTTGGGCATCCGGAGCAACCCAGCGCGTAAAAGGTGGCTATGGCTTTTTAGCGAAAGTAAATGGAGGATGGGAACCGACTGGAAGGCTCGTTTACGGTTCTGCTTTCAAGGTGGTGATGACCAAGGCAAATGAAGCAAAAGGACAGGCAGATTTTGGCTTGTATTTGCGAGCTTGTATGCATGGCATTGTCGATTTAGGCTGTACGCCTTACTTCATTGGTCCGGTTCCTTGGATTCCAGTCCAAGAAAAAGGGTTGGTCATCATTGCTGGCAAGAATGCTCCAGCTGTCAAAATTCCGTCTGAGTTTCAGAATCAGGTGAGTACGATCGAAGGTCAGTACAACGCGATCGCAAATCCGGGTGGCGCATTCGATGATTGTGGAGGCGGTACTGTAAGTGGTGAAGCTGTAAATCGTGCGATCGCGGCGGCTCCATCGAGCGATCGTCCTTATGCTCAGAAAGTCATTCCACTGGTACTTGCAGATGCGAAACGTTACGGCGTGACCGACCCAGCGCAAGTGGCTTACATCCTAGCAACCGCACAAGCGGAAGTGAACTTTAATCCTCGCGATGAAGATGACGATTATTCTCGTTCTGGAGCCTGTGGGAACTATTGTGGGCGCGGACTGGTGCAATTAACCCATCTTGAGAACTATGATCGCGCAGGAAAAGCGATCGGAGTGGATTTAGTGAATCAGCCGCAACTCGCAAACCGCCCTGATATTGCATCGAAAGTGATGGTGATTGGAATGCGTGAGGGCTGGTTTACAGGCGTTGGATTAGGCAGCTATATTCGCGGTGGTTCGACAAACTTCTCTGGAGCGCGACAAATCGTGAATGATGGCGATCGCGCTGGCGAAATTGCTCAATACGCTCAACGCTACTATGAGGCAATTCGTGGAACCAATATTTCAGCACTAGCAGAGAAACCAGGACAAAGCTGTGCGCCCAAAGCAAAAGGTGCAACGGCTCAAAAGATTGCTCAAGCTGCGAGTCGTTCAGTTGGAGAAAGTACAGCAGCTGGACCAGGAGGCGGTAATGTTGCTTGTGCCTGGGAAGTCAATCGAGTTTTAGCAAAAGCAGGAATTCCCTCGATCGATGGCGATTCTGTACCCAACATGGTTGCAGTATTGGAGTCAGGGCGAGGGCAGCGTGTCAATCCTGCCCAGGCAGGACCCGGAGATATTGTCATTGCCCACGATATGCAACACGTCGGGATTTGTATGAATCAAGGCTGCAATCGGGTGATGTCGAATTCGAGCAGCCGAAAACAGTTTAGTTGGCAGTCCGATCGAAACTTTGATGGATTTTATGGAGGTGCAAGTGAAGGCATTTACCGCGTTAAATAA
- a CDS encoding TrbI/VirB10 family protein, whose amino-acid sequence MDRQEIAKAAGWEPDPVKTKVISSEVTSSADVGLLDAEDHIAPQFVDQERPFWSRPMPRIVAVSIPATLGLWGLVSMVGGNRPQQVAQNSTPTPSLTPTPTAPTEDAGNLRTRLALQSQANQLQQQAKKTPQARATPQVVKAPIIRSASPAVVQPTRSAEIAPQVPARSSTRTSSAPQVVRVVSTPAASKPARDPMQAWLSAADIGNYGSVSVKSSTTNASIRSVDDVSGGVGTPPPDSTTPATTPPVTATFESTPTAQIAIGTRAQGTLETPIAWTEAINNPVQNFLVRLQEPIKSANGAVVLPSGAALVVKVTNATNSGFAQLEATSAIVPENGRNVEKSLPEHAVLILGSGGKPLQASRDRASHFGTDLGAALLSGASRAAGLINQPQSQIVTSGTGGIQSTTTNSNPNLAAGVIEGITQSLLKSQLDRAQQSQQAANNQPSIFVLGQGTSVQVFVNQSISL is encoded by the coding sequence ATGGATCGTCAGGAAATTGCTAAAGCAGCAGGTTGGGAGCCAGATCCCGTAAAAACAAAAGTCATCTCGTCCGAAGTGACTTCTAGTGCGGACGTTGGATTGCTCGACGCAGAGGATCACATTGCGCCCCAATTCGTCGATCAAGAGCGCCCGTTTTGGTCGCGTCCAATGCCGCGAATTGTGGCAGTATCAATTCCAGCGACATTGGGACTTTGGGGATTAGTCAGCATGGTCGGCGGCAATCGTCCGCAGCAGGTTGCCCAAAACTCCACTCCTACTCCTTCTCTAACCCCAACTCCCACGGCTCCAACTGAAGACGCTGGAAACCTGCGAACCCGTTTGGCGCTTCAGTCTCAAGCAAATCAGCTTCAGCAGCAAGCAAAGAAGACTCCTCAAGCTAGAGCTACCCCACAAGTTGTAAAAGCACCAATTATCCGCTCTGCTTCACCCGCAGTTGTTCAGCCTACTCGCTCTGCTGAAATTGCTCCGCAAGTTCCTGCTAGAAGCTCAACCCGAACTTCTTCTGCACCACAAGTCGTGCGAGTCGTCTCGACTCCAGCAGCCTCTAAGCCTGCGCGAGATCCAATGCAAGCATGGCTGAGTGCCGCAGATATCGGAAACTATGGTTCAGTTTCAGTGAAGAGCAGCACTACAAACGCCAGCATCAGAAGCGTTGATGATGTTTCTGGAGGAGTTGGAACACCACCACCAGACTCAACCACCCCTGCAACTACGCCTCCAGTCACAGCAACGTTTGAATCAACTCCAACTGCCCAAATTGCGATCGGGACTCGCGCCCAAGGAACGCTAGAAACCCCGATCGCTTGGACAGAAGCAATCAATAACCCCGTTCAGAATTTCTTGGTGCGATTGCAGGAACCGATTAAGTCAGCCAATGGAGCGGTCGTGCTACCGAGCGGTGCTGCATTAGTGGTCAAGGTGACTAATGCCACGAATTCGGGATTTGCTCAACTAGAAGCAACTTCAGCGATCGTGCCCGAGAACGGTCGCAATGTCGAAAAATCCCTTCCTGAACACGCCGTTTTAATTCTTGGAAGCGGAGGAAAACCGCTACAGGCATCGCGCGATCGCGCTAGTCATTTCGGCACGGACTTAGGAGCAGCTTTGCTTTCGGGCGCATCACGAGCGGCAGGGCTAATCAATCAGCCCCAAAGTCAAATCGTGACGAGCGGGACAGGTGGTATTCAGTCAACAACAACTAACAGCAATCCAAATTTGGCGGCTGGTGTGATTGAGGGCATTACTCAGTCGTTGCTGAAAAGTCAACTCGATCGCGCTCAACAGTCTCAGCAAGCAGCAAATAATCAACCCTCGATTTTTGTTCTAGGTCAAGGAACCTCAGTTCAAGTGTTTGTGAATCAGTCAATCAGTCTTTAG